The Mycolicibacterium boenickei genome has a segment encoding these proteins:
- a CDS encoding DNA polymerase IV — protein sequence MNGAEVTGPGGRWVLHLDMDAFFASVEQLTRPTLRGRPVLVGGLGGRGVVAGASYEARRYGARSAMPMHQARRLVGAPAVVLPPRGAVYGVASRRALDTVRSVIPVLEQLSFDEAFGEPVELSGATAADVEEFCQRLRAKVREQTGLVASVGAGSGKQIAKIASGLAKPDGIRVVRRDEEARLLDGLPVRKLWGIGPVAEEKLHRLGIETVGALAALSGAEAASVLGTAVGAALHRLARGIDDRPVAERAEAKQISAESTFPEDLTTLRQLQDAIGPIGEHAHRRLEKDGRGARTVTVKLKKSDMSTLTRSATLAYATTEAATLIGTARRLLLDPVEIGPIRLVGVGFSGLSDSRQESLFPDLELPDEIADSHHQVAEAAQVTQTGWRIGDDVVHPDHGHGWVQGAGHGVMTVRFETRASGPGPARTFPDDTPGFRRADPVASLDWGDYLSGLADYQSTP from the coding sequence ATGAACGGCGCCGAGGTCACGGGCCCTGGCGGACGCTGGGTTCTGCACCTCGACATGGATGCGTTCTTCGCGTCCGTCGAGCAGTTGACCCGTCCCACCCTGCGCGGCAGGCCCGTGCTCGTCGGCGGTCTCGGCGGGCGCGGTGTGGTGGCCGGGGCCAGCTACGAGGCGCGCCGCTACGGCGCTCGCTCGGCGATGCCGATGCATCAGGCCCGTCGGCTCGTCGGCGCGCCCGCGGTGGTGCTGCCGCCGCGCGGCGCGGTTTACGGCGTGGCCAGCCGTCGTGCGCTGGACACCGTCCGCAGCGTGATCCCGGTACTCGAGCAGCTGTCCTTCGACGAGGCGTTCGGGGAACCGGTCGAACTCTCGGGCGCCACCGCGGCCGATGTCGAGGAGTTCTGCCAGCGGTTGCGGGCCAAGGTGCGTGAGCAGACTGGGCTGGTGGCCTCCGTGGGGGCAGGATCTGGAAAGCAGATCGCCAAGATCGCCTCAGGGCTGGCCAAACCCGACGGCATCCGGGTGGTCCGTCGCGACGAGGAGGCGCGGCTGCTCGACGGGCTGCCGGTGCGCAAGCTGTGGGGGATCGGCCCGGTGGCCGAGGAGAAGTTGCATCGGCTGGGAATCGAGACCGTGGGCGCGCTGGCCGCGCTGTCGGGTGCCGAGGCCGCCAGTGTGCTCGGCACGGCAGTGGGCGCTGCCCTTCATCGGCTGGCCCGCGGCATCGATGACCGTCCGGTCGCCGAGCGCGCCGAGGCCAAGCAGATCAGCGCGGAGTCGACCTTTCCCGAGGACCTCACCACGTTGCGTCAGCTGCAGGATGCGATCGGCCCGATCGGCGAACACGCGCACCGGCGGCTGGAGAAGGACGGCCGCGGCGCCCGCACCGTGACCGTCAAGCTGAAGAAGTCCGACATGAGCACGCTGACCCGTTCGGCCACCCTGGCCTACGCCACCACCGAGGCCGCCACGTTGATCGGCACGGCGCGCCGGCTGTTGCTCGATCCCGTCGAGATCGGGCCTATTCGCCTTGTCGGCGTGGGCTTTTCGGGATTATCCGACAGCCGGCAGGAATCGTTGTTCCCGGACCTGGAACTACCCGACGAAATCGCGGACTCCCACCACCAGGTCGCGGAGGCGGCCCAGGTCACGCAAACCGGTTGGCGCATCGGCGATGACGTGGTCCACCCCGACCATGGGCACGGCTGGGTGCAGGGCGCTGGGCACGGGGTGATGACCGTGCGCTTCGAAACCCGGGCCAGCGGGCCGGGGCCGGCGCGGACCTTCCCCGACGACACCCCGGGTTTCCGTCGGGCCGACCCGGTCGCCAGCCTGGACTGGGGCGACTACCTCAGCGGATTGGCCGACTACCAGAGCACGCCGTAG
- a CDS encoding MMPL/RND family transporter has product MLQRLHGTADNSDSGTFHKLGGVVVRWPWLVIAFWVVLAAALPPLFPSLTELSQKTPPAMLPADAPGSVAAQQMSQAFHESGSDNILLVVLSDENALDGADENVYRELVDKLRADTESVVTMQDFITTPPLRQVMTSQDGKAWLLPVSLTGELGSPQSYTATSNVVRIVKDTVGTSGTGITSHVTGPAATLADLAEVGERDRVHIEIATVGMLLAILIIIYRNPLTMILPLLTIGVSLSTAQGVVAALGSLGLAISGQTIVFLTAMLAGTGTDYAVFLISRYHDFLRLGQSSDDAVKSALKSIGPVIVASAATVAITFIGMIFTKLTIFSSVGVALAVAIAIGCLAAMTFLPAILTLAGRRGWVSPRKSLTDTLWRRSGVRIVRNPRRNLIASLLLLVILASCAGLAKYNYDDRKALPGTVESLQGYDAIAAHFPVNSSLPQYLLVESPHDLRGPKELADLEQMAHRISQLPNIEAVRGITRPTGESLEQARLSFQAGEVGSKLNDASSVVVERGGDMDKLANGATQIADVLGGVKGQLGQAAVTVSGLIDALSSMQKQFGGDKALNQFDSAAKLVLAMRSLGDSIGITLDDAADSVQQARPVLTALNASPICEADASCRNSRGQLQRMVDAGDNGTLAGIAQLARQLKATEGNQTLGATTDNLRGAFDTATTALKSAGLDNPSSMRQQMATLQEHANTLADASRQVAEGVTLLVNETKKMGGGLGDASAFLLAMKNEAKTPSMSGFYVPPQFLATDDFKKAAALFFSPDGHTVRYMIQTKLNPFSTDAMDQINAILDVARDAQPNTTLADAKVSMTGYSVSLRDTREYYNEDIRFIILVTIAVVFLILVVLLRALVAPLYLIASVVISYLSALGIGVLLFQFGLGQELHWSVPGLTFIILVAVGADYNLLLISRIREESPHGLRTAVIRTVGATGGVITAAGLIFTASMFGMLFASISTLVQAGFIIGVGILLDTFLVRTTTVPAIAVLVGKFNWWPSRWQPEKQPRPKKVEKAEAETEAEPELATATE; this is encoded by the coding sequence TTGTTGCAACGCCTGCACGGCACCGCGGACAACTCCGACAGCGGCACATTCCACAAGTTGGGCGGTGTCGTCGTTCGGTGGCCCTGGCTGGTGATCGCGTTCTGGGTGGTCCTCGCCGCGGCGTTACCGCCGCTGTTCCCTTCCCTGACCGAACTCTCGCAGAAGACCCCGCCGGCCATGTTGCCTGCCGACGCACCTGGGTCGGTTGCCGCGCAACAGATGTCGCAGGCATTCCACGAGTCCGGCTCGGACAACATTCTTTTGGTCGTCCTCAGCGACGAGAACGCGCTCGACGGCGCCGACGAGAACGTCTACCGCGAACTCGTCGACAAGCTGCGTGCCGACACCGAGAGTGTCGTGACCATGCAGGATTTCATCACCACCCCGCCCCTGCGCCAGGTGATGACGAGTCAGGACGGGAAGGCATGGCTGCTACCGGTCAGCCTCACCGGTGAGCTGGGCTCGCCACAGTCCTACACCGCGACGTCGAACGTCGTCCGGATCGTCAAGGACACCGTCGGCACCAGCGGAACCGGCATCACCTCACACGTGACGGGACCGGCCGCCACCCTTGCCGACCTCGCCGAGGTGGGCGAGCGGGACCGGGTGCACATCGAGATCGCGACCGTGGGCATGCTGCTGGCGATCTTGATCATCATCTATCGCAATCCGCTCACGATGATCCTGCCGTTGCTGACCATCGGGGTGTCGCTGTCGACCGCGCAAGGTGTGGTCGCCGCGCTGGGCAGTCTCGGTCTGGCCATCTCAGGCCAGACCATCGTGTTTCTCACCGCGATGCTGGCGGGCACCGGCACCGACTATGCCGTCTTCCTGATCAGCAGGTATCACGACTTCCTGCGGCTCGGCCAGAGTTCCGACGACGCCGTCAAGAGCGCATTGAAATCGATCGGCCCGGTGATCGTCGCGTCGGCGGCCACCGTCGCCATCACCTTCATCGGGATGATCTTCACCAAGCTGACGATCTTCTCGTCGGTCGGCGTGGCGCTCGCGGTCGCCATCGCGATCGGCTGCCTGGCCGCGATGACGTTCCTGCCTGCGATCCTGACCCTGGCGGGTCGTCGTGGATGGGTCTCACCGCGCAAGAGTCTCACCGACACCCTGTGGCGCCGCTCAGGTGTCCGGATCGTCCGCAACCCCCGGCGCAACCTGATCGCCAGCCTGCTGCTACTGGTGATCCTCGCCAGCTGCGCGGGCCTGGCCAAGTACAACTACGACGACCGAAAGGCGCTGCCCGGCACGGTCGAGAGCCTTCAGGGCTACGACGCGATCGCCGCACACTTTCCGGTGAATTCCAGCCTGCCCCAATACCTCCTGGTCGAGTCACCGCACGATCTGCGCGGCCCCAAGGAGCTGGCCGACCTGGAGCAGATGGCACACCGGATCAGTCAGCTCCCCAATATCGAGGCGGTTCGCGGGATCACCCGCCCGACCGGAGAATCGCTGGAGCAGGCCCGGCTGTCGTTCCAGGCCGGCGAGGTCGGTTCCAAACTCAACGACGCCTCCTCGGTAGTCGTCGAGCGCGGCGGCGACATGGACAAGCTGGCCAACGGCGCCACCCAGATCGCCGATGTGCTCGGCGGGGTCAAGGGCCAACTCGGACAGGCCGCGGTCACGGTCAGCGGGCTGATCGACGCGCTGAGCTCGATGCAGAAACAGTTCGGCGGCGACAAGGCGCTCAACCAGTTCGACAGCGCCGCCAAGCTGGTCCTCGCGATGCGGTCGCTCGGCGATTCCATCGGCATCACCCTCGACGACGCGGCCGACTCCGTCCAGCAAGCCCGGCCGGTGCTCACCGCGTTGAACGCCAGCCCCATCTGCGAAGCGGATGCGTCCTGCCGCAACTCCCGTGGACAGCTTCAACGCATGGTCGACGCCGGTGACAACGGCACCCTGGCCGGCATCGCCCAGTTGGCCAGGCAATTGAAGGCGACCGAGGGCAACCAGACCCTCGGTGCGACCACCGACAATCTCCGTGGTGCCTTCGACACCGCCACCACAGCACTGAAGTCGGCCGGCCTCGACAATCCGTCGAGCATGCGGCAGCAGATGGCGACGCTCCAGGAGCACGCGAACACCCTGGCCGATGCCAGCAGGCAGGTCGCCGAAGGGGTGACGCTGCTGGTCAACGAGACCAAGAAGATGGGTGGCGGCCTCGGCGACGCGTCGGCATTCCTGCTGGCGATGAAGAACGAGGCCAAGACGCCGTCGATGTCCGGGTTCTACGTGCCACCGCAGTTCCTGGCCACCGACGACTTCAAAAAGGCTGCCGCGCTGTTCTTCTCCCCCGACGGCCACACCGTTCGATACATGATCCAGACCAAGCTCAATCCGTTCAGTACCGACGCGATGGATCAGATCAACGCCATTCTCGACGTGGCTCGCGATGCGCAACCGAACACGACGCTGGCCGACGCGAAGGTCTCGATGACGGGATACTCGGTTTCGCTTCGGGATACCCGTGAGTACTACAACGAGGACATCCGATTCATCATCCTGGTGACGATCGCCGTGGTGTTCCTGATCCTCGTGGTCCTGCTGCGCGCACTGGTGGCACCGCTGTACCTGATCGCCTCGGTGGTGATCTCCTACCTGTCCGCACTCGGCATCGGTGTCTTGCTGTTCCAATTCGGGCTCGGTCAGGAGTTGCACTGGAGCGTGCCAGGACTGACGTTCATCATCCTGGTCGCCGTCGGTGCCGACTACAACCTGCTGTTGATCTCGCGGATCCGGGAAGAATCGCCACATGGCTTGCGCACGGCGGTCATTCGTACCGTCGGCGCAACGGGAGGCGTGATCACCGCGGCGGGCCTGATCTTCACCGCCTCCATGTTCGGCATGCTGTTCGCCAGCATCAGCACCCTGGTGCAGGCCGGCTTCATCATCGGAGTCGGGATCCTGCTCGACACGTTCCTGGTACGCACCACGACCGTGCCGGCGATCGCGGTCCTGGTCGGCAAGTTCAACTGGTGGCCGTCGCGCTGGCAACCGGAGAAACAACCTCGCCCCAAGAAGGTCGAGAAAGCCGAGGCCGAAACCGAGGCCGAGCCGGAGTTGGCGACCGCCACCGAGTAA
- the ileS gene encoding isoleucine--tRNA ligase — MSAYPKPAAPNFPERELEVLDYWAADDTFRASIARREDAEEYVFYDGPPFANGLPHYGHLLTGYVKDIVPRYRTMRGYKVERRFGWDTHGLPAELEVQRQLGIADKAQIEEMGIEKFNEACRASVLKYTDEWRAYVTRQARWVDFDNDYKTLDPTFMESVIWAFKQLWDKGLAYEGNRVLPYCWNDETPLSNHELRMDDDVYQSRQDPAVTVGFTVTDGPLKGAHLLIWTTTPWTLPSNQAVAVNPDIDYVLVQGSDGRRYVLAQARLAAYARELGEEPEVLGSYSGRDLLGTHYLPPFPYFMDAPNSFQVLAADFVSTEDGTGIVHMAPAYGEDDKATADTADIVAVTPVDSKGRFDASVPDYAGQHVFEANAQIIRDLKNGDGPAAANGAVLLRHETYEHSYPHCWRCRNPLIYRAVSSWFIKVTDFRDRMVELNQQITWYPEHVKDGQFGKWLSNARDWSVSRNRYWGSPIPVWKSDDPTYPRIDVYGSLDELERDFGVRPTDLHRPFIDELTRPNPDDPTGKSTMRRIEDVFDVWFDSGSMPYAQVHYPFENQEWFDGTNGEDAHFPGDFIVEYIGQTRGWFYTMHVLATALFDKPAFKTCVAHGIVLGNDGQKMSKSLRNYPDVSEVFDRDGSDAMRWFLMASPILRGGNLIVTEQGIREGVRQVLLPLWNAYSFLALYAPKKGTWRTDSANVLDRYILAKLAQLRDDLTTSLDSCDISGACDELRQFTEALTNWYVRRSRSRFWEEDSDAIDTLHTVLEVTCRLAAPLLPLATEVIWRGLTGERSVHLTDWPEADVLPKDADLVAAMDQVREVCSVGSSLRKAKKLRVRLPLLKLTVAVENPTALAPFADLIADELNVKAVELTDDIDAYGKFDLAVNARVAGPRIGKDVQAAIKAVKAGEGVVNPDGTLTAGPVVLQPEEYTSKLVAADPEWTAALPDGAGLVVLDGTVTEELEAEGWAKDRIRELQELRKSSGLEVSDRISVQMSVPAQFAPWASTHRDLIAGEILATSFEFGDVADGAEIGDGVRVAIAKA; from the coding sequence GTGAGCGCCTACCCCAAGCCGGCTGCACCCAACTTCCCGGAGCGGGAACTTGAGGTGCTCGACTACTGGGCTGCCGACGACACCTTCCGGGCCAGCATCGCCCGCCGCGAGGATGCCGAGGAGTACGTCTTCTACGACGGGCCGCCGTTCGCCAACGGACTGCCGCACTACGGCCACCTGCTCACCGGCTATGTCAAGGACATCGTGCCGCGCTACCGCACCATGCGGGGCTACAAAGTCGAGCGCCGGTTCGGCTGGGACACCCACGGCCTGCCTGCCGAGCTCGAGGTGCAGCGTCAGCTCGGCATCGCCGACAAAGCCCAGATCGAAGAGATGGGCATCGAGAAGTTCAACGAGGCCTGCCGTGCCTCGGTGCTGAAGTACACCGACGAATGGCGCGCCTACGTCACCCGGCAGGCCCGTTGGGTGGACTTCGACAACGACTACAAGACCCTGGACCCGACCTTCATGGAGTCGGTGATCTGGGCCTTCAAACAGCTGTGGGACAAGGGCCTGGCCTACGAGGGCAACCGCGTGCTGCCGTACTGCTGGAACGACGAGACCCCGCTGTCCAACCACGAGCTGCGGATGGACGACGACGTCTATCAGAGCCGCCAGGATCCGGCGGTGACGGTCGGTTTCACCGTGACCGACGGCCCGCTCAAGGGTGCGCACCTGTTGATCTGGACGACGACGCCGTGGACGCTGCCGTCCAACCAGGCCGTCGCGGTCAATCCCGACATCGACTACGTGCTGGTGCAGGGTTCCGATGGGCGCCGCTACGTCTTGGCCCAGGCGCGGCTCGCCGCCTACGCGCGGGAACTCGGCGAGGAGCCCGAAGTCCTCGGCAGCTACAGCGGGCGGGATCTGCTCGGGACGCACTACCTGCCGCCGTTCCCGTACTTCATGGATGCGCCCAACTCGTTCCAGGTGCTGGCCGCCGACTTCGTCAGCACCGAGGACGGCACCGGCATCGTGCACATGGCCCCCGCCTACGGCGAGGACGACAAGGCCACCGCCGATACCGCCGACATCGTCGCGGTCACCCCGGTGGACTCGAAGGGCCGATTCGACGCGTCGGTGCCCGACTATGCGGGCCAGCACGTCTTCGAGGCCAACGCGCAGATCATCCGCGATCTCAAGAACGGCGACGGGCCCGCGGCGGCCAACGGCGCGGTGCTGTTGCGCCACGAGACCTACGAGCACTCCTACCCGCACTGCTGGCGGTGCCGTAACCCGTTGATCTACCGCGCGGTGTCGTCGTGGTTCATCAAGGTCACCGACTTCCGGGACCGCATGGTCGAGCTCAATCAGCAGATCACCTGGTATCCCGAGCATGTCAAGGACGGACAGTTCGGCAAATGGCTGTCCAATGCGCGCGACTGGTCGGTTTCGCGAAACCGCTACTGGGGCAGTCCGATTCCGGTCTGGAAGTCCGATGATCCGACGTACCCGCGGATCGACGTGTACGGCAGCCTCGACGAGCTCGAGCGCGATTTCGGGGTGCGGCCGACGGATCTGCACCGGCCGTTCATCGATGAGCTGACGCGGCCCAACCCGGATGACCCGACCGGCAAGTCCACCATGCGGCGCATCGAGGACGTGTTCGACGTCTGGTTCGACTCGGGCTCGATGCCGTACGCGCAGGTGCACTATCCGTTCGAGAACCAGGAGTGGTTCGACGGGACCAACGGTGAGGACGCCCATTTCCCCGGCGACTTCATCGTCGAGTACATCGGCCAGACCCGCGGCTGGTTCTACACCATGCACGTGCTGGCCACCGCGTTGTTCGACAAGCCGGCCTTCAAAACCTGTGTGGCGCACGGGATCGTCCTGGGCAACGACGGCCAGAAGATGAGCAAGTCGCTACGCAACTACCCCGATGTCAGCGAGGTGTTCGACCGCGACGGATCCGACGCCATGCGCTGGTTCCTGATGGCTTCGCCGATCCTGCGCGGCGGCAACCTGATCGTCACCGAGCAGGGCATCCGCGAAGGCGTGCGTCAGGTGCTGCTGCCGTTGTGGAACGCCTACAGCTTCCTGGCGCTGTACGCGCCGAAGAAGGGCACCTGGCGGACAGACTCTGCCAACGTGCTCGACCGCTACATCCTGGCCAAGTTGGCCCAGCTGCGTGACGATCTCACCACCTCGTTGGACAGCTGCGACATCTCCGGGGCGTGCGACGAGCTGCGCCAGTTCACCGAGGCGTTGACGAACTGGTATGTGCGCCGGTCCCGTTCGCGCTTCTGGGAGGAGGATTCCGATGCCATCGACACCTTGCACACCGTCCTGGAGGTGACCTGCCGGCTCGCCGCGCCGCTGCTGCCGCTGGCCACCGAGGTGATCTGGCGCGGGCTGACCGGTGAGCGTTCGGTGCACCTGACCGACTGGCCGGAAGCCGATGTGCTGCCCAAGGATGCCGACCTGGTGGCCGCGATGGACCAGGTGCGCGAGGTGTGTTCGGTGGGTTCCTCGCTGCGTAAGGCCAAGAAGCTGCGGGTGCGTCTGCCGTTGTTGAAGCTGACTGTTGCGGTGGAGAACCCGACCGCCCTCGCCCCGTTCGCCGACCTGATCGCCGACGAGCTCAACGTCAAGGCCGTCGAGCTGACCGATGACATCGACGCGTACGGAAAGTTCGACCTCGCCGTCAACGCGCGCGTCGCCGGTCCCCGGATCGGCAAGGACGTGCAGGCGGCGATCAAGGCCGTCAAGGCGGGGGAGGGTGTGGTCAATCCGGACGGCACCCTGACCGCCGGGCCGGTGGTGCTGCAGCCGGAGGAATACACCTCCAAACTCGTTGCGGCCGACCCGGAGTGGACGGCAGCGCTGCCCGACGGCGCTGGGCTGGTGGTGCTCGACGGCACGGTCACCGAGGAACTCGAGGCCGAAGGCTGGGCCAAGGACCGCATCCGCGAGCTTCAGGAACTACGCAAGTCGAGCGGCCTCGAGGTGTCCGACCGCATCTCGGTACAGATGTCGGTTCCGGCCCAGTTCGCGCCGTGGGCGAGCACCCACCGGGATCTCATCGCCGGTGAGATCCTGGCCACCAGTTTCGAATTCGGTGACGTCGCCGACGGTGCTGAGATCGGGGACGGGGTGCGGGTCGCGATCGCCAAAGCGTGA
- a CDS encoding AMP-binding protein, producing MIASSLTAVLRERASVQPNEPAFTYIDYDHDWDGVEQTLSWSQMYRRVKNLAVQLREHASVGDRALILAPQSLEYIVAFLGAMEAGLIAVPLSTPMAGAHDERVSAVLRDAAPTVLLTTSAVAADVTPYAQAGEDGMVPTVVEVDSLDLDARSGGRLKRETLPETAYLQYTSGSTRTPAGVMVSNRNLTANFEQMMGGFYSDYDRVPPADSTVVSWLPFYHDMGLLLGVCAPILGGWRTVVMSPLSFLARPARWMQQVGSHPHALTAAPNFAFDLAAARTTDEDLAGCDFGNVLSIMSGAERVHDVTVRRFADRFARFGLRPAVIRPSYGLAEATLYVATRTPGQPPQVVQFEPEKLSAGHAKRCTSGTSLISYGTPDSPLARIVDPELRTECPAGTIGEIWVHGENVSAGYWNKPDETEQTFGGSIVDAPADVPAEKWLRTGDLGFISEGELFIIGRMKDLLIIRGRNLYPDDIEASVQTITRGRVAAVAVPDDATETLVVVAEVKKKGEDADDVAEHYRTVKGEVTSVISTAHGVAVADVVLVSPGSIPITTSGKTRRSACVQKYRDGSFGRVDAKVGVS from the coding sequence GTGATCGCATCTTCTCTGACTGCCGTGCTGCGGGAGCGCGCAAGTGTGCAGCCGAACGAACCTGCGTTTACCTACATCGACTACGACCACGACTGGGACGGTGTCGAGCAGACGCTGAGCTGGTCGCAGATGTACCGGCGCGTCAAGAACCTGGCGGTCCAGCTGCGCGAGCATGCGTCGGTGGGGGACCGGGCCCTGATCCTGGCCCCGCAGAGCCTGGAATACATCGTGGCGTTCCTGGGCGCGATGGAAGCGGGACTGATCGCTGTGCCGCTGTCGACGCCGATGGCCGGCGCCCACGACGAGCGCGTGTCCGCGGTGCTGCGCGACGCGGCACCGACGGTGCTGCTCACGACCTCCGCGGTCGCCGCCGACGTCACGCCGTATGCGCAGGCGGGTGAGGACGGCATGGTCCCCACCGTGGTCGAGGTGGATTCGCTCGATCTCGATGCGCGCAGCGGCGGGCGCCTCAAGCGTGAAACCCTGCCCGAGACCGCCTATCTGCAGTACACCTCGGGTTCCACCCGCACCCCGGCGGGCGTGATGGTGTCCAACCGCAACCTCACCGCCAATTTCGAGCAGATGATGGGCGGCTTCTACTCGGACTACGACCGGGTACCGCCGGCCGACAGCACCGTGGTGTCGTGGTTGCCCTTCTATCACGACATGGGTCTGCTGCTCGGTGTCTGCGCTCCCATCCTCGGTGGCTGGCGGACCGTGGTGATGAGCCCGCTGTCGTTCCTCGCGCGGCCGGCGCGATGGATGCAGCAGGTGGGCAGCCACCCGCATGCGCTGACCGCGGCCCCCAACTTCGCCTTCGACCTGGCGGCAGCCCGCACCACGGACGAGGATCTGGCCGGCTGCGATTTCGGCAATGTCCTGAGCATCATGAGCGGCGCCGAGCGGGTTCACGACGTCACGGTGCGCCGCTTTGCCGATCGCTTCGCACGCTTCGGCCTGCGCCCGGCCGTCATCCGGCCGTCCTACGGCCTTGCCGAGGCGACGCTCTACGTGGCGACGAGGACACCCGGGCAGCCGCCGCAGGTCGTGCAGTTCGAGCCGGAGAAACTCTCGGCCGGGCACGCCAAGCGGTGCACCAGCGGAACCTCGTTGATCAGTTACGGCACACCGGATTCGCCGCTGGCGCGCATCGTCGACCCCGAGCTGCGGACCGAGTGCCCGGCGGGCACGATCGGTGAGATCTGGGTGCACGGGGAGAACGTCTCGGCCGGCTACTGGAACAAGCCGGACGAGACCGAGCAGACCTTCGGCGGCAGCATCGTCGACGCACCGGCCGATGTTCCGGCCGAAAAATGGTTGCGTACCGGCGATCTCGGCTTCATCTCGGAAGGCGAACTGTTCATCATCGGCCGGATGAAGGATCTGCTGATCATCCGTGGACGCAATCTCTACCCCGACGACATCGAGGCGTCGGTGCAGACGATCACGCGTGGCCGGGTGGCCGCTGTCGCGGTCCCGGACGACGCCACGGAGACGTTGGTGGTGGTCGCCGAGGTGAAGAAGAAGGGTGAGGACGCCGATGACGTCGCCGAGCACTATCGCACCGTGAAAGGCGAGGTCACTTCGGTGATCTCGACGGCACACGGGGTGGCGGTCGCCGACGTGGTACTGGTGTCTCCGGGCTCGATCCCGATCACCACGAGCGGCAAGACCCGGCGTTCGGCGTGTGTCCAGAAGTACCGGGACGGCAGCTTCGGCCGTGTCGATGCCAAGGTCGGCGTCAGCTGA
- a CDS encoding RNA-binding S4 domain-containing protein: MEPVDVPIRDDSIRLGQFLKLASLIDSGADAKAVIAEGLVSVNGGVEIRRGRQLRPGDTVTLGDGSARVTQA, translated from the coding sequence ATGGAGCCGGTTGACGTACCGATCAGGGACGACTCGATCCGCCTTGGGCAGTTCCTCAAGCTGGCATCGCTCATCGACAGTGGTGCCGACGCCAAGGCGGTCATCGCCGAGGGCCTGGTCAGCGTCAACGGCGGGGTCGAGATCCGGCGCGGCCGCCAGCTACGCCCGGGCGACACCGTCACGCTCGGTGACGGATCCGCGCGGGTCACCCAGGCCTGA
- a CDS encoding GAP family protein, whose product MWITVLGLAIAVNFEPIRLGLITLALGRPRPALQLMAFLSGSFLMSITAGLIVLFVVRPGMLGAPQFSTAKVQIAFGVLAVLVAAVLASRVSLGQFARRPEDAVPTGGAPPPGQPRTVAFVTSKVKGLVGGSSPWFSGAMGLTIALPSIDYLALLVLIATSGATPSLQVGLLVTFVAVANAVVAIPIASFLVAPAATRARLEAMRAWVHTRTRRDVALILTVAGTALVALGVAGL is encoded by the coding sequence GTGTGGATCACCGTGCTGGGCCTTGCCATCGCGGTGAACTTCGAGCCGATCCGGCTGGGTCTGATCACACTCGCGCTGGGCAGGCCGAGGCCTGCGCTGCAGCTGATGGCTTTTCTGTCCGGCAGCTTTCTCATGAGCATCACCGCCGGCCTGATCGTGTTGTTCGTGGTGCGGCCCGGGATGCTCGGTGCTCCCCAGTTCAGCACCGCCAAGGTCCAGATCGCCTTCGGTGTGCTCGCGGTGCTGGTGGCGGCGGTCCTGGCGAGCAGGGTGTCGCTGGGCCAGTTCGCCCGTCGCCCCGAAGACGCGGTGCCCACGGGCGGCGCACCGCCACCGGGCCAGCCTCGCACCGTCGCGTTCGTGACGTCGAAGGTCAAGGGCCTGGTAGGGGGCAGTTCACCCTGGTTCTCGGGCGCGATGGGGTTGACCATCGCCCTGCCGTCCATCGACTACCTGGCTCTTCTGGTCCTGATCGCCACGTCGGGGGCCACACCGTCGCTGCAGGTCGGCTTGCTCGTCACCTTCGTCGCAGTGGCAAATGCCGTGGTGGCCATTCCCATCGCCAGTTTCCTGGTGGCGCCCGCCGCGACCCGGGCACGACTGGAGGCGATGAGGGCGTGGGTCCACACCCGCACGCGTCGCGATGTGGCCCTGATTCTGACGGTCGCCGGTACGGCATTGGTCGCCCTGGGCGTGGCCGGGCTTTGA